One part of the Bacteroidales bacterium genome encodes these proteins:
- a CDS encoding nucleoside hydrolase: MKKFIILILLLTATPFFTTAQGPAKHRVIIDTDCAPDDLRAINLLLSSPSTEILAITSADGVLEPEEGYLKIISLLKAHGHQGIKTAQGIVSKNDAPEWRGLAKEANWGREPVSYEEPQEVKEFLIKIIEAEEQPVDIISTGPLTNIANAVLMKPSIKEQISRIIWFDQCQPEVPWTNYGMDCLSGDYLLKTPIPVFRIMTNEDPPVLSESFLDEIGKIQTPYARKIYNSHSKDTLREKIREGNFKLRDDLTAMYLYYPELFTLDTNNSDSINYMVRVKDNKNIKTKYLEHLSSYNKYSSIIFQNFPTDSNYYREDIRNFMKETIDQYGIREWRAVTLTEEFHTHLGLNSIVGAKMGTRALEYFRTQPGNLKVTSYCGHTPPLSCINDGLQVSCGTTMGQGNIKIRDEAVLPKAEFQYEDRTLQIQLKSRYYKQLQRAIKEAKKKHTFLSEAYWEAIREKSLSYWRNWDRNEIFQVSKISE; the protein is encoded by the coding sequence ATGAAAAAATTCATTATCCTTATATTGCTCCTCACCGCAACTCCCTTCTTTACTACAGCGCAAGGGCCGGCCAAACACAGGGTTATTATTGATACCGACTGTGCCCCGGACGATCTGCGGGCGATCAATTTGCTGCTCTCTTCCCCTTCAACCGAGATTCTCGCCATAACTTCCGCAGATGGAGTTCTGGAACCCGAAGAAGGCTACCTGAAGATTATTTCCCTTCTGAAAGCTCATGGACATCAGGGCATAAAAACCGCCCAGGGCATTGTCTCCAAAAATGATGCTCCAGAATGGAGGGGGTTAGCAAAAGAAGCCAATTGGGGGAGAGAACCTGTCAGCTATGAAGAACCTCAGGAGGTGAAGGAATTCCTGATCAAAATTATTGAAGCGGAAGAACAACCGGTTGATATTATCTCTACAGGTCCTTTGACAAACATTGCCAATGCCGTTTTAATGAAACCCTCCATAAAGGAACAGATCAGCAGAATTATCTGGTTTGATCAATGCCAGCCGGAAGTTCCATGGACAAACTATGGCATGGATTGTCTATCGGGAGATTATCTGTTAAAAACGCCCATTCCTGTTTTCAGAATTATGACCAATGAAGATCCCCCTGTGTTATCCGAGTCGTTTCTCGATGAAATCGGAAAAATCCAGACTCCGTATGCCCGAAAAATATACAATTCACACTCCAAAGATACACTGAGGGAAAAAATCCGGGAGGGAAACTTTAAACTCCGGGATGATCTGACCGCAATGTATCTTTACTATCCCGAATTGTTCACCCTGGATACCAACAATTCAGATTCAATAAATTATATGGTCAGAGTTAAAGATAACAAGAACATAAAAACCAAATATCTGGAACATCTCAGTTCCTACAATAAATACAGCAGCATCATTTTTCAGAACTTTCCCACCGATTCAAACTATTACAGAGAAGACATCAGGAATTTCATGAAAGAAACCATTGATCAATATGGTATCAGGGAATGGAGGGCAGTTACGCTTACGGAAGAATTTCACACCCATCTGGGACTCAACTCAATTGTGGGTGCCAAGATGGGGACCCGGGCACTGGAATATTTTCGCACCCAGCCGGGTAATTTAAAAGTCACCTCTTACTGTGGGCATACTCCTCCATTAAGCTGCATAAACGATGGTTTACAGGTATCCTGCGGAACCACTATGGGGCAGGGGAATATCAAGATCAGGGATGAGGCCGTGCTACCAAAAGCCGAATTTCAATACGAAGACAGAACCCTTCAGATCCAATTAAAATCCCGGTATTATAAGCAACTTCAGAGAGCAATCAAGGAAGCCAAGAAGAAACATACTTTTCTTTCGGAGGCATATTGGGAGGCGATTCGGGAAAAATCACTTTCTTATTGGAGAAACTGGGATCGCAATGAGATTTTCCAGGTCAGCAAGATAAGTGAATAA
- a CDS encoding methionine-R-sulfoxide reductase — protein sequence MKSAIGYIAFLFLILFAVQGFSQSDTMKYRELTNAEERVIIYKGTERPFTGQYYNHFKEGAYTCKRCGAELFRSEDKFDAQCGWPSFDDEVEGAVKRVPDADGMRTEITCANCGAHLGHVFKGEGFTPKDTRHCVNSISLEFMPESGNDNQEDKKE from the coding sequence ATGAAATCTGCAATTGGATATATTGCTTTTCTGTTTTTAATACTTTTTGCTGTACAGGGATTTTCACAAAGTGATACTATGAAATACAGAGAATTAACGAATGCTGAAGAAAGGGTTATCATCTACAAGGGAACGGAAAGACCCTTCACGGGACAATATTATAATCATTTTAAGGAGGGTGCTTATACCTGCAAACGCTGTGGCGCCGAATTGTTCCGGTCGGAGGATAAGTTCGATGCCCAGTGTGGATGGCCAAGTTTTGACGATGAAGTGGAAGGAGCTGTTAAACGGGTACCCGATGCCGACGGCATGCGAACGGAAATTACCTGTGCCAATTGTGGGGCCCATCTGGGCCATGTATTCAAAGGCGAGGGATTTACACCCAAAGATACGAGGCATTGTGTGAATTCCATATCTCTTGAGTTCATGCCTGAATCAGGAAATGATAATCAGGAAGACAAAAAAGAATAA
- a CDS encoding UPF0175 family protein, whose translation MKTLTIQLPDSVDEKEVKMQLAAQLFGKGILSSGQAAELAGVSKREFLEKVGKYGISIFGETPEDIEGLINE comes from the coding sequence ATGAAGACTTTAACGATTCAATTACCAGATTCTGTGGATGAAAAAGAAGTAAAGATGCAATTAGCAGCTCAGTTATTTGGAAAAGGAATATTGTCCTCTGGTCAAGCTGCTGAACTGGCTGGAGTTTCAAAACGTGAATTTCTGGAAAAAGTAGGAAAATATGGAATATCTATATTTGGAGAAACCCCTGAGGATATTGAAGGACTTATAAATGAATAA
- the mutS gene encoding DNA mismatch repair protein MutS produces the protein MIVINLLKLQDQKKEAVARKKTKEKQVETPLMEQYYRIKKQHPDAILLFRVGDFYETFGEDAIKASEILGITLTKRANGSASYVDLAGIPYHAIDTYLPKLVRAGQRVAICEQLEDPSKAKKIVKRGVTEMVTPGVSLDDNVLEHKENNFLASVHLDKNMAGVAFLDISTGEFLTAEGNYEYIDKLLNSFQPKEVLFERGNEQQFREKFGDRFYTYKLDDWVYTEENATERLLKHFNTTTLKGFGVSNLPHGIIAAGSVLQYLEITQHENIRHISSLSRIEEEHYVWLDKFTIRNLELFHPVNEEARTLIDVIDRTVSPMGGRLLRRWVALPLKEIQSVRERQSIVEYILQSSEFRELLESQLQKMGDVERIVSKVAAGRVTPREILQLKNALYALEPVREACKEADSDPLKKIGEQLNPCHSIRDKIEKQINPEAPTNIHKGNVINPGVSDELDELRNIAHSSRDYLKQLQQREIERTGIPSLKVSYNSVFGYYIEVRNTHKDKVPADWTRKQTLVNAERYITEELKEYETKILGAEEKSMELEVRLFNQLVVNVADYISAVQLNANLIARLDCLLSFARIAGENQYYKPEIEDSEVIDIREGRHPVIEQQLPIDEEYVANDVYLDNEEQQIMILTGPNMAGKSALLRQTALIVLLAQIGSYVPAKSSKIGVVDKIFTRVGASDNISMGESTFMVEMHEAASILNNLSSRSLVLLDEIGRGTSTYDGISIAWAMVEYIHEHPKARAKTLFATHYHEMNEMEKSFSRIKNYNITVKELDDKVIFIRKLQRGGSEHSFGIHVARMAGMPKSVVSRANEILKDLENSQDKGTVSKPVGEIAGHRAGLQTTIFQLDDPVLKQIRDEIKNIDINNLTPVEALNKLNEIKRYIGMK, from the coding sequence ATGATTGTTATAAATTTGTTAAAATTACAGGATCAAAAAAAGGAAGCAGTGGCCCGTAAAAAAACAAAGGAAAAACAGGTGGAAACACCCCTGATGGAACAGTATTACCGGATCAAGAAACAACATCCGGACGCAATATTGCTTTTCAGGGTTGGGGATTTCTATGAAACTTTTGGCGAAGATGCCATTAAGGCCAGTGAGATATTGGGCATCACACTGACCAAAAGGGCAAACGGATCGGCTTCCTATGTCGATCTGGCCGGAATACCCTATCATGCGATAGACACCTATTTGCCCAAACTCGTAAGAGCAGGTCAGCGGGTGGCCATATGCGAGCAACTGGAAGATCCGAGCAAAGCCAAGAAGATTGTGAAACGCGGTGTTACGGAAATGGTTACACCGGGGGTTTCACTGGATGATAATGTGCTGGAGCATAAGGAGAACAACTTTCTGGCATCTGTGCACCTGGATAAAAACATGGCGGGAGTTGCTTTCCTGGATATATCTACCGGGGAGTTCCTGACTGCCGAAGGAAATTACGAGTATATAGATAAGCTGCTGAACAGCTTTCAGCCCAAGGAGGTGTTGTTTGAAAGAGGGAACGAACAGCAGTTCAGGGAGAAGTTCGGTGACCGATTTTATACCTATAAGCTTGATGATTGGGTGTATACAGAGGAAAATGCCACCGAAAGGCTGTTGAAGCATTTCAATACCACTACGCTCAAGGGATTTGGCGTAAGCAATCTTCCCCATGGGATTATTGCTGCCGGTTCGGTGCTCCAGTACCTGGAAATAACACAGCATGAAAACATCAGGCACATATCTTCATTATCCCGGATCGAAGAAGAACATTATGTATGGCTGGATAAATTCACCATTCGAAATCTGGAGCTTTTTCATCCGGTTAATGAAGAAGCCAGAACACTGATCGATGTTATTGACCGTACCGTTTCTCCTATGGGCGGGAGACTTTTGCGCAGATGGGTGGCCCTTCCTCTGAAAGAGATTCAGTCCGTCCGGGAGCGCCAAAGCATCGTGGAATATATCCTTCAGAGTTCTGAATTCAGAGAATTACTGGAAAGCCAGTTGCAGAAGATGGGCGATGTGGAGCGGATCGTCTCCAAGGTGGCTGCCGGCCGGGTGACACCACGGGAAATTTTACAGTTGAAAAATGCGCTGTATGCCCTTGAGCCGGTAAGAGAAGCATGTAAGGAGGCTGATAGCGACCCGCTTAAAAAGATCGGTGAACAACTGAATCCCTGCCATTCCATCCGGGATAAAATTGAAAAGCAAATAAACCCGGAAGCACCGACCAATATCCATAAGGGCAATGTCATCAATCCAGGGGTATCCGATGAACTTGATGAATTAAGAAATATAGCCCATTCCAGCAGAGATTATCTTAAACAGCTTCAGCAGAGGGAGATCGAGCGAACAGGAATTCCTTCTCTGAAGGTAAGCTATAACAGTGTATTTGGATATTATATAGAAGTAAGAAATACCCATAAGGATAAAGTTCCTGCTGACTGGACCCGTAAACAAACCCTTGTCAATGCCGAACGTTACATCACCGAGGAGTTGAAGGAATATGAAACCAAAATACTGGGAGCGGAAGAAAAATCGATGGAGCTGGAGGTACGGTTGTTTAACCAACTGGTGGTGAATGTGGCCGATTATATTTCCGCCGTTCAGTTGAATGCCAATCTTATTGCCCGGCTTGACTGCCTGTTGTCGTTTGCCAGGATTGCCGGTGAAAATCAATATTATAAACCGGAAATAGAGGATTCGGAAGTAATTGACATCAGAGAGGGCCGCCATCCGGTGATTGAGCAACAGTTGCCCATTGATGAAGAGTATGTGGCCAACGATGTATATCTGGATAACGAAGAACAGCAGATCATGATCCTGACAGGCCCGAATATGGCCGGAAAATCAGCATTGCTTCGTCAGACTGCTCTTATTGTTTTGCTGGCACAAATAGGAAGTTATGTGCCGGCAAAATCATCGAAAATTGGCGTGGTGGATAAAATTTTTACCCGTGTCGGGGCCTCGGACAACATTTCCATGGGAGAATCAACTTTTATGGTGGAAATGCATGAGGCAGCCAGCATCCTGAATAACCTTTCATCCCGGAGCCTGGTACTGCTGGATGAAATAGGCCGGGGCACCAGTACCTATGATGGCATATCCATTGCATGGGCCATGGTGGAGTATATTCATGAACATCCCAAAGCCAGGGCAAAAACGCTGTTCGCTACCCATTACCACGAGATGAATGAGATGGAGAAATCGTTCAGCAGGATAAAAAATTACAACATCACTGTGAAAGAGCTGGATGATAAAGTTATTTTCATCAGAAAGCTTCAGAGAGGCGGCAGTGAGCACAGTTTCGGCATACATGTTGCCCGCATGGCAGGAATGCCAAAAAGTGTGGTATCCCGTGCCAATGAGATACTAAAGGATCTTGAAAATTCACAGGATAAGGGAACGGTTTCCAAACCGGTTGGTGAAATTGCCGGTCACAGGGCCGGCCTCCAAACCACCATTTTTCAGTTGGATGATCCGGTGCTCAAACAAATTCGGGATGAGATCAAAAACATCGATATCAATAACCTTACTCCCGTGGAAGCCCTTAATAAACTAAATGAGATCAAAAGGTACATTGGCATGAAATAA
- a CDS encoding gamma carbonic anhydrase family protein, producing the protein MALIKKVRNMTPSFGENCYLADNATVIGDVAMGDNCSLWFNTVVRGDVNSIRIGNKVNIQDGAVLHCSYQKSVIEIGDNVSIGHNVIIHGAKIYPNVLIGMGVTLMDHVVVGENSIIAAGALVLRNTEIEANSIYAGVPAKFVKTVDPEQTKDMINRIADNYLMYADWYRQDS; encoded by the coding sequence ATGGCTTTGATCAAGAAGGTTAGAAATATGACCCCTTCATTTGGGGAGAATTGTTATCTGGCAGACAATGCTACTGTTATAGGCGATGTAGCCATGGGAGATAACTGCAGCCTTTGGTTTAACACCGTAGTGAGAGGAGATGTCAACAGCATCCGTATAGGGAATAAGGTGAATATTCAGGATGGAGCAGTGCTGCATTGTTCGTATCAGAAAAGTGTTATAGAGATAGGCGATAATGTATCCATCGGGCATAATGTGATCATCCACGGAGCAAAGATCTATCCTAATGTACTGATAGGCATGGGTGTTACCCTAATGGATCATGTAGTGGTAGGTGAGAACTCCATTATCGCAGCCGGAGCATTGGTATTGAGAAATACTGAGATTGAGGCGAACAGCATTTACGCCGGTGTACCTGCCAAATTTGTAAAAACCGTGGATCCGGAGCAGACGAAGGACATGATCAACCGGATAGCCGACAATTATCTCATGTATGCCGACTGGTACAGGCAGGATTCCTGA
- a CDS encoding thioredoxin family protein yields the protein MEFHNITSLREMNDIVDTRQALLAYFSHQNCNVCRVLKPKVRNLIENHFPRILLYYINTIEYPDVAGQFSVFSVPTLLVFFDGKEYIREGRYVNLDKFYERLEKLYGIYFK from the coding sequence ATGGAATTTCATAATATCACCTCACTCCGGGAGATGAACGATATAGTAGATACCCGGCAGGCCCTGCTTGCCTACTTTTCTCATCAGAATTGTAATGTTTGTAGAGTATTGAAGCCTAAAGTGAGGAATTTGATTGAAAACCATTTTCCCCGCATACTGCTGTACTATATCAATACAATAGAATATCCCGATGTAGCCGGACAATTTTCGGTATTTTCAGTGCCAACCCTGTTGGTATTCTTTGACGGAAAGGAATATATTAGAGAGGGCAGGTATGTAAACCTGGATAAATTTTATGAGAGGCTGGAAAAGTTATATGGCATCTATTTCAAATAG
- a CDS encoding CoA-binding protein, translating into MKKVMVLGASPNKRRFSHTCVKTLMHQGYEVIPIGAREGEINGKKIIQGKPSVEDLHTVTLYLSPRNQEEYYDYVFGQNPQRIIFNPGAENPNFADLAKKNGIEVVEDCTLVMLNSGNF; encoded by the coding sequence ATGAAAAAAGTTATGGTGCTGGGAGCATCCCCAAATAAACGACGTTTCTCCCATACTTGTGTGAAGACCCTGATGCATCAAGGCTATGAGGTAATTCCCATAGGAGCCAGGGAGGGAGAAATTAACGGAAAAAAGATCATTCAAGGGAAACCTTCCGTAGAGGATCTTCATACGGTTACACTGTATCTTAGTCCACGGAATCAGGAAGAATATTATGATTATGTTTTCGGACAGAATCCCCAAAGAATTATCTTTAATCCGGGAGCTGAAAACCCAAATTTTGCTGACCTGGCAAAGAAAAATGGTATTGAGGTGGTTGAGGACTGTACCCTGGTTATGTTGAATTCAGGAAATTTTTGA
- a CDS encoding helix-turn-helix transcriptional regulator: MKELENIRDIEQVEKLENEYDFQKALLLDKKLRLMVKEQPELRPLRKKLRRLMTEYEERVWSDPEQVTDKQFEDSDKAENIVEAERKFIKKRRDAIRKKLKEYDMTQQDLGDLLGHSKSYISELMNGVSQFSMRDLVIIHRIFGISLKTLIPTYLQSDTRNRIEETIARLNKPKLKLKKNDLVNE, translated from the coding sequence ATGAAAGAATTAGAAAATATAAGAGATATAGAACAAGTCGAGAAGCTTGAGAATGAATATGATTTTCAAAAAGCTTTGCTTCTGGATAAAAAATTGCGATTAATGGTCAAAGAGCAACCTGAATTGAGACCTCTTCGCAAAAAACTACGACGACTGATGACTGAATATGAGGAGCGTGTTTGGTCAGACCCGGAGCAAGTAACCGATAAACAATTTGAGGATAGCGATAAGGCTGAAAATATTGTTGAGGCTGAGAGAAAATTTATAAAAAAAAGAAGAGACGCGATTCGGAAAAAACTGAAAGAATATGATATGACTCAGCAGGATTTGGGTGATTTATTGGGTCACTCTAAATCTTACATATCAGAATTAATGAACGGAGTATCCCAGTTTTCTATGAGAGATTTGGTGATTATCCATCGAATTTTTGGGATTAGTTTAAAAACCTTGATTCCAACTTACCTGCAATCCGATACCCGAAACAGGATAGAAGAGACTATCGCCAGATTAAATAAACCGAAATTGAAACTAAAGAAGAACGATTTAGTGAACGAATAG
- a CDS encoding type II toxin-antitoxin system HigB family toxin, whose protein sequence is MDKLISDLEGTEWNNPHELTKKRPDADCVYSGEFYFFNISVHRTLIMIEFEENGEMTVVWAGSHDDYEKTFKNNRNVIKKWLRDNEWI, encoded by the coding sequence ATTGATAAATTAATATCCGATTTAGAGGGAACCGAGTGGAATAATCCCCATGAATTGACAAAAAAACGACCAGACGCTGATTGTGTGTATAGTGGTGAATTTTATTTTTTTAACATAAGTGTACACAGGACACTGATAATGATTGAGTTCGAGGAGAATGGCGAAATGACAGTGGTTTGGGCAGGGAGCCACGATGATTATGAGAAAACGTTCAAAAATAATCGAAACGTGATTAAAAAATGGCTGCGAGATAACGAATGGATTTAA
- a CDS encoding 2-C-methyl-D-erythritol 2,4-cyclodiphosphate synthase, with the protein MKIGFGYDVHRLEPGLDLVLGGVNIPHEKGCVAHSDGDVLIHAICDALLGAANLGDIGKHFPDSDPAYKNISGTRLLQKTMQMINDRGYSIINIDTTICLQRPKLASYIERMKQHLSGLAETSAVSVKATTTERLGFVGREEGIAAYAIVLLE; encoded by the coding sequence ATGAAGATAGGTTTTGGTTATGATGTGCACCGGCTTGAACCAGGTCTTGATCTTGTGCTCGGAGGAGTGAATATTCCTCATGAAAAGGGATGTGTGGCCCACTCTGATGGTGATGTGCTGATCCATGCCATTTGTGATGCCCTGTTGGGTGCTGCAAATTTGGGAGATATAGGGAAACATTTCCCGGACAGTGATCCTGCATATAAAAATATTTCCGGCACACGGCTTTTGCAGAAAACAATGCAAATGATAAACGACCGGGGCTACTCGATAATCAATATAGATACCACCATCTGTTTGCAGAGACCTAAACTGGCTTCTTACATAGAAAGAATGAAACAACATCTTTCCGGATTGGCAGAAACTTCTGCCGTATCAGTCAAGGCTACTACCACTGAAAGACTCGGATTTGTGGGAAGAGAAGAAGGTATTGCCGCATATGCCATTGTGCTTCTTGAGTAA
- the porV gene encoding type IX secretion system outer membrane channel protein PorV, producing MIRKMVLGLVLLLVFTNITFSQSDDLPTERLIGSENTLKYSVPFLTIAPDSRSGAMGDAGVAISPDVNSLHWNPSKYAFIDKDMGVSVSYTPWLKNLVDDIHLAYLTGYKRLDRQQVISGSLLYFSLGNIIFRNEFGDYEGQHTPNEFAIDAAYSRRFSDRFSGGVAFRYIRSDITGGAYIGNTESKAGNSVAADVSMYYQYPGISVLDKEMDFSFGLNIRNIGSKISYTTEKENFIPTTMKLGTAFDFHLDEYNSLMFTTDLNKLLVPTPPAYEVDELGNPVTDENGDRVILSGMNPNVSVPQGMIQSFYDAPNGLEEELHEIKYSFGLEYWYQNVFAVRSGYFHEHQNKGNRKYFTMGMGLKLNVFQADFAYLIPRYQNHPLANTVRFTLVLDFAALTSDQQGN from the coding sequence TGCTTTTAGTATTTACCAACATAACGTTTTCGCAAAGTGATGATCTCCCCACAGAAAGATTGATAGGTTCTGAAAACACCCTCAAGTATTCGGTACCTTTTTTGACCATTGCTCCTGACTCAAGATCCGGAGCAATGGGTGATGCAGGTGTGGCTATCTCACCCGATGTGAATTCCCTTCACTGGAATCCTTCCAAATATGCATTTATTGATAAAGATATGGGAGTTTCCGTGTCTTATACACCCTGGCTTAAAAATCTGGTGGATGACATCCATTTGGCTTATCTGACCGGATATAAGCGGCTGGACAGGCAGCAGGTAATTAGTGGCTCGCTGCTTTATTTTTCACTGGGCAACATCATTTTCAGAAATGAATTTGGGGATTATGAGGGCCAGCATACACCCAATGAATTTGCCATTGATGCGGCCTATTCCAGAAGATTTAGTGATAGGTTTTCAGGAGGGGTTGCTTTCCGGTATATCAGGAGCGATATTACCGGAGGTGCTTATATAGGAAACACTGAATCCAAAGCAGGCAATTCGGTGGCTGCCGATGTCTCCATGTATTACCAATACCCCGGTATTTCCGTTCTGGATAAGGAGATGGATTTTTCATTCGGTTTGAATATAAGGAATATCGGGTCAAAAATTTCTTATACCACAGAAAAGGAAAATTTTATTCCCACCACCATGAAGCTGGGAACAGCATTTGATTTTCATCTGGATGAGTACAACTCATTGATGTTTACTACCGATTTGAATAAACTGCTCGTGCCTACGCCTCCGGCATATGAAGTGGATGAGTTGGGAAATCCTGTTACGGATGAGAACGGCGACCGGGTCATTTTAAGTGGCATGAACCCCAATGTTTCAGTACCCCAGGGAATGATACAGTCGTTTTATGATGCCCCCAATGGCCTCGAAGAAGAGCTTCATGAGATCAAATATTCTTTTGGCCTGGAATACTGGTATCAGAATGTGTTTGCCGTGAGGTCGGGATATTTCCACGAGCATCAGAATAAAGGCAACAGAAAGTATTTTACTATGGGTATGGGCCTTAAGCTTAATGTGTTTCAAGCCGATTTTGCCTATCTGATTCCCCGCTATCAGAATCATCCTCTGGCCAATACGGTACGATTTACACTGGTATTGGATTTCGCGGCATTGACCAGCGATCAACAAGGGAATTGA